In Vigna unguiculata cultivar IT97K-499-35 chromosome 3, ASM411807v1, whole genome shotgun sequence, a single genomic region encodes these proteins:
- the LOC114177183 gene encoding uncharacterized protein LOC114177183, protein MWFVYVCEEEEKELGRQQAPGSCPYCGAKVQAMDVEIQSKLCFLPLCFKIKRKYFCTHCARRLELYY, encoded by the coding sequence ATGTGGTTCGTGTACGTTTGCGAAGAGGAAGAGAAGGAACTCGGAAGACAACAAGCCCCTGGTTCGTGTCCCTACTGTGGAGCCAAGGTTCAAGCCATGGATGTTGAGATCCAGTCCAAGCTCTGTTTCTTACCCCTCTGTTTCAAGATCAAGAGAAAGTACTTCTGTACCCACTGCGCCAGGCGTTTAGAGTTGTATTACTGA